The genome window TTCCTGTTTTTGAAATGGCAATAGCGAAACCACCAAGCAATCCATAACTTAAAGCAATCGTTGCGCCTGCTCCTAATCCTTCTGTAAATGATTGTACAGTTGCCTCAATACCCATGCCGCTTGTTAGACCTCCTGCAAAGGCCCCTAATACAAGAGAAAGAACAACATTGATACGGAGCAAGCTTAATATTAACATGACAGCTACTGCCACAATTACTGCGTTCATTTCAACACTTCACTTTCGTACACTAGATTACTAACACATTAAACTTTAATTGTCTAATAATTGAAAGTCAAGATGTTTTTATATCCCTATAATATCTTTCCAAATTATCACGACGCAAAAAAACAGTATGATCTTAAATAATCATACTGTTTTTCGAGTTTCTACCTATTTATTTGTTATAACGATTCGCGAATGACTTTTTTATAATAACCAACAGAAAGTACAGCGAAGATAGCATATAACGCTATATAGCAGCTCATAGCAATCCATAATGGTGTGGTTAACTCTGAACCGAATAAAAACCATCCCGACTTAACAGCAAAGTAACTATGGAGCAGCCCAATTATTAATGGAACACCAAAATTAAAGGCTTGTTTCATATATATACCTTTCATAATATCTTTTTCAGCGAAGCCAATTTTTCTTAATATCGTATACGAGCCTCGCTCCTCTTCAGCCTCAGACATTTGCTTAAAGTATAAAATACTACCGGTTGTCATTAAAAATGCTAAACCTAAAAATGCTGCGGTAAATATTATAATTCCTAATAATTCAATATTCCCCTTACGCTCTTCTTCATAGGATTGTATAAAGTTTTCGCCATTTGATTGCATATATAATTTCTCTGCTAGAGCTAAATCACTTTTATTCTTTAGATTTATAGTAGTTTGATTTTGCCACATATCAGGTACATCATGAGCAGCTAATTTTTCAAACAGTGCATCTGGAACTATGAAAATTGGCCCCCCAGGCCCAGAAGTAACAGTACCACTTATAATACTTTCATGTCGAACTTCTTTAACATGAAGCATTTCTTCCTTAGTCCCCTCTGGACCTCTTGGTGTGACAACTACATCACGACCCTTTTCAAGCGGAAACATCTCTGCCATATAACCACCATAGTTTGTTAATATAACATCATTATCCGAAACGGAAGCTTCAGGAACTAATTGTTGATAATCAGAAAGTGGAATTATATAAATGATTCCATCTAAACCAAAAAGGGGATTATCCTCATTTTGTTGACTTTCAGATAATAATTGTGTAAACGAAGCTGAAACACTCTGTAATCGGTAATCTCTTTTATCAAAAGCAATATTATTTTCTTCCAGCTTCTTTAAAAACTCCTGGCCCTTATCTTCAAGTAATACATAATCTCCAGGTACTTGACTATATGCCGACGATTCTGATGAATAATACGATATATATGCTAATGTTGTAAACCCAAGTGAAACACCCGTTAAAACTGTTATAAGCGTTAAGGATTTCGCATTTCCTTTCATACGATGCATAATCGGTGTTAATGCTAATACATCACGGGCAGTTAGATGTCCATTTTTCTTAAGACGAATTGAATTCATAATAAATGCTACAGAAAAACGGAAAACAAGGAACGTTCCGCCAATGGTAGTTGCTAAAATAATAATCATATTAAGCATTAAATTACCCTTAGAGTTAATATCGAAAAGCTTAGTTGATGCATAGTAGCCATATGCAATAAATACAAGTCCCAAAAAACCAACAACCATTTGTAATGGACTGAAACGTTTTACGCGCTCATCGGCTTGCTTGGAAGCACTAAATAATGATAGTAATGATACGCGGTAAATCATCCAAGCCATTTGCACAAGTACAATGACTAGTAGAATGGCAAACACTACGATAGATTGCTGTAATGCCTCTGTACTAAATGTCATCGTCACAAGTGCCTCTTTTTCGAGTACCCGCAGTAAAATCATTGCAAATAAGCGCGAACTAAAGAACCCTGCAAGCATACCCAAAACGATTGCTCCTACAAATAAGAGGATACTTTCT of Lysinibacillus agricola contains these proteins:
- a CDS encoding FtsX-like permease family protein yields the protein MSLSKLVLRSMKKNMRHYYLYFFALIFSVTLYFSFVTLQNNAEVLDTVDQSGTAKAGFAAATYMLYFIVLFFVLYANHLFMKRRSKEIGLYQLIGMTKGLIVRLLAIESILLFVGAIVLGMLAGFFSSRLFAMILLRVLEKEALVTMTFSTEALQQSIVVFAILLVIVLVQMAWMIYRVSLLSLFSASKQADERVKRFSPLQMVVGFLGLVFIAYGYYASTKLFDINSKGNLMLNMIIILATTIGGTFLVFRFSVAFIMNSIRLKKNGHLTARDVLALTPIMHRMKGNAKSLTLITVLTGVSLGFTTLAYISYYSSESSAYSQVPGDYVLLEDKGQEFLKKLEENNIAFDKRDYRLQSVSASFTQLLSESQQNEDNPLFGLDGIIYIIPLSDYQQLVPEASVSDNDVILTNYGGYMAEMFPLEKGRDVVVTPRGPEGTKEEMLHVKEVRHESIISGTVTSGPGGPIFIVPDALFEKLAAHDVPDMWQNQTTINLKNKSDLALAEKLYMQSNGENFIQSYEEERKGNIELLGIIIFTAAFLGLAFLMTTGSILYFKQMSEAEEERGSYTILRKIGFAEKDIMKGIYMKQAFNFGVPLIIGLLHSYFAVKSGWFLFGSELTTPLWIAMSCYIALYAIFAVLSVGYYKKVIRESL